The nucleotide sequence AAATATTATTGTTATCGTTTTGATTTTTATGTGATATTTATAATTATTCTGTAATTGGCTTTATGTTGATTTGGTATAGCCAACTTAATTACAATTAGTATAATCCTTATATTTTAATATATATCATACAAAATAAGATTGATAATGAAAAGCAATGTATTCACAAACATTTTACATCTAGTTGCAATAGCAAAAAGCTACTTGTTTATTGCAATGATGGTTTTATTGCCTTCTCAAGCTATGGCGCAGGAGTTGTTATATTTATCGGCAGGAGATGCGATTCATATAAAAAAGATTGATCCTCAATCCGGCCTTTTAGATGACGTGCAAAGTGTTAAGTTAAAAGGAGTATCATCTTTTACCTTTTCCCAGAATAAACAATTTCTTTACGCTCAGGCGAGAATCGATGGAAATCGTAAAAAGCCATCCATTGCAACGTTTAAAGTAGCTGGGGACGGACGGCTTACCTTAGTAGATAACGCATTAGTGAGCGGTAAAACAACGGAGTTAAATACCGACCATAGCGATGGCTATCTTGCCGGCGCAAGCTACGGCAAAGGAATAGCTTCCGTTTGGAAATTAGAAGATAGTGTTTATAAAGGTGAGTTAGTGCAGGAGATAGCATTAGAGAAAAAAGCGCATGCGGTGCGATTTAGCCCGAATAACAAAGTATTGTATGTACCTGCAACCGCACCAAATAAGATATTCCAATTAGCCTTTGACGAAACTAATGGCAAAGTTAGCATGCTTGAATCTGCCATCGGACCTAAACACGGTGCTATGCAGCCGAGACATTTAATCTTTCATCCGTTATTGAATATTGCTTATTCAACCCAAGAAAGAATCAAACCAGGTGTTGCTGTTTGGACAGTGGATGCTAATACTGGCAATCTTGAAGTGATTCAAGCGTTGACCAATAGTGAAGATACTAGCGGTCGAATCACCAATGCCGATTTACATATGTCAGCGGATAATAAGTTTCTCTATATATCTACTCGTGACAAAGAGGCCAAACTTGATCGAATTACGGTCTATAAAATCAATGCAAATGATGGACGTTTAACCTTGATAAACGAGCATAAAAGCGAATATTTTCCTCGTTCATTTACCATAAATAAAACCGATGAATTTATTTATGTTGCAGGTCAAAAGGGCAATACCCTTGGTCTTTATAAGCGAAATAAAGACACAGGGGAGTTAACTAAAGTACATCAATACCAAACCGGTGATAATCCGATTTGGGTTGAGACTTTAATGTTAAAAAAATAGCGGCAAATAAGGTTTAATAGTGTGGCAATAGCTTGTCTTTAGCGTTTCTATTTGGCATTTTTGGTGAGCTGTAAAAGCTTAGATTTTAATTCCGCTTTAATATTTGCGTATTCTTTATTGTCAGCCAAATTGGTTATTTCATTTGGATCGACTTTATTGTGATACAACTCTTCTTTATTGTTACCGTATAAAATATAGCGCCAGTTTTCGCTTCTAATGGCAAAGTTCTTCATGCCATTTTTTCCCCATAACCTTACAACGGTTAATGCGTATCTTTCGGCGTTATCATCGCCATCAATTATTGGCTTTAATGACGTACCACTAATTAGCGCCCCCTTATCATTTTTACGGTTGTCACCTTTAATATTGGCGAAGTCCATAAAGGTGGGGTATAAATCTACTAAGCTAACTGGCTGGTTTATACGCTGTTGTTTATCACTGCGAGGATCAAATATAATGAGTGGAATACGAGTCGAACGTTCCCACAAGTTATTTTTGAATAAATTATTTTTCTCTCCTAAGTTGTAACCGTGATCACTGGTTAAAACCACTATGGTATTGTCTTTATAAATGCTGTTGTCTAACGCAGTTAAGACTTTACCTACTTGCTCATCCATAAAGCTGATACTGGCCATATAGGCTTGGTAATAGGTTTTTAACGCAATTTCTTTGTTCGGATACGATGCCATTAGAGCGTTATAGTGCTTACGGCCCAATGAAGTCTTTGGTGCATATATGCTCTCAAAGTGAGTATCGCTTTCATCATTTTCGACAAATTCTGGCAATACGATGTCTTTAATCGGATACATGTCGAAAAACCTATCTGGCACCACAAGTGGGGTATGCGGGCGGATAAAGCCAACACTTAAGAAGAAGGGTTTATTTAGTTTGTCTTGTTCAAACTGCCTTAGTTTATCAACAGTCCATTGGGCGTACATTTCATCGGGCAATGGATCTCGATCAGTCTCAGAGATGTAATTAAATGGCTTTTTAAATCCGCCGTAATACCAGCCTTTGTAACCCGCTGTTTTTCCGTCAGGTTTTACCGTTGGTACGGTGGATAGCGGCGCAAAAGTAGAATCTAAAGGGCCTACATCGGTATTGTATGGAGCTGGAACATCAGGATGTTGAGTTACTTTTTTGCCATTAAATGCTAGTGGCGTGTAGTCTGGACGAATGCCAAATTCATCCCACGCGTTAGGCCATTGATGGTGGGTGAGTTTACCGGTTCCAGCGCTAAAATAACCATGGTGACTTAGTTGCTCCATAATCGTACGAGAATTAGCTAGTATCTCATTTTGACGCCAATTGCCAAATGCATATTGGCCCGATTCATGAGGTTGTATACCAGAAAACAAACTGGCTCGTGACG is from Thalassotalea crassostreae and encodes:
- a CDS encoding sulfatase, whose amino-acid sequence is MKLIIKLAVTTILLVTQSAQSAQSAQSAQQEPANILFIMADDLNDFVGVMNNSTGVKTPNIDKLAQQATIFTNAHSNAPVCSPSRASLFSGIQPHESGQYAFGNWRQNEILANSRTIMEQLSHHGYFSAGTGKLTHHQWPNAWDEFGIRPDYTPLAFNGKKVTQHPDVPAPYNTDVGPLDSTFAPLSTVPTVKPDGKTAGYKGWYYGGFKKPFNYISETDRDPLPDEMYAQWTVDKLRQFEQDKLNKPFFLSVGFIRPHTPLVVPDRFFDMYPIKDIVLPEFVENDESDTHFESIYAPKTSLGRKHYNALMASYPNKEIALKTYYQAYMASISFMDEQVGKVLTALDNSIYKDNTIVVLTSDHGYNLGEKNNLFKNNLWERSTRIPLIIFDPRSDKQQRINQPVSLVDLYPTFMDFANIKGDNRKNDKGALISGTSLKPIIDGDDNAERYALTVVRLWGKNGMKNFAIRSENWRYILYGNNKEELYHNKVDPNEITNLADNKEYANIKAELKSKLLQLTKNAK
- a CDS encoding lactonase family protein, coding for MKSNVFTNILHLVAIAKSYLFIAMMVLLPSQAMAQELLYLSAGDAIHIKKIDPQSGLLDDVQSVKLKGVSSFTFSQNKQFLYAQARIDGNRKKPSIATFKVAGDGRLTLVDNALVSGKTTELNTDHSDGYLAGASYGKGIASVWKLEDSVYKGELVQEIALEKKAHAVRFSPNNKVLYVPATAPNKIFQLAFDETNGKVSMLESAIGPKHGAMQPRHLIFHPLLNIAYSTQERIKPGVAVWTVDANTGNLEVIQALTNSEDTSGRITNADLHMSADNKFLYISTRDKEAKLDRITVYKINANDGRLTLINEHKSEYFPRSFTINKTDEFIYVAGQKGNTLGLYKRNKDTGELTKVHQYQTGDNPIWVETLMLKK